aatgacTACAGCCTTTTCCACCAACATGGAAGTCCTGTTAAGCCACAGCTACTCCAGCACTACTTATCACCGATTGGTGTATTTTGGGACATCGAAAATTGTCGAGTACCTAAAGGTAAATCAGCATCCACCGTAGTACAGGCAATtcgagataaattttttaaaggttaTCGTGAAGCTGAATTTATTGTTGTCTGTGATGTATATAAAGAAAGCAGACAAATTATACAAGAACTAAATGATGCTCAGgtattttacatatttatttatttactatattgttataattaattaatgtaacgggacctaagtccacCTCCGCCGACCGGAGGCCGTTCCCTCACTCTTTTGGGCATACATGTGTTGCGAAATCCCTTATCTTCTACCCAGACGACACTCTTAGTCGAAAAGACGACTAAGGTGGACATTACCCGGgcgtataatcaaaaattcccgcgtggtatctaaccacagccaccacgagtcctACCTCTCTCTGGGCCAAACACTTCtcccatctcaggaaatagaGAGACTCTGGTCACAGTGGGCTTGGAAAAGTCCCCCGTGGTACCAGACTCCCAGCTCTGATCAACATGGTTGCGTAGGATTAGTGGTGGGTTGCAACTTCTTCCCATACCCTATGTAAAGGGCTTCTTCCACTTGTTTCTTTCGGGTTCCCAACAAGCAATTATCCGCTTGTTCATCCCCTgatagattttctactttcccGAGCTGAGAGATACTCTAATTATTCAAGCTAAATAAAAGTTCAGAGCAGCTCGGGAAACtatattgttataaataatagttattTGTTTCagtaattacttatttttattacaggtaaatttaattcacgtaCCAGCGACATTTAAAAATGCTGCTGATGAAAAACTTAAGCAAACGATACGAAGATTTGCAGATACTCATGGCAGCGCAGCGGCTATTGTTGTAATATCGGGTGACATTAATTTTGCTGCTGACTTAAGTGATCTAAGACATCGTAAAAGAATGCACGTTATACTTCTTCACAATGATCATACATCAAAAGCACTTATTCAGTGTGCTAATGagcattataattttaaagacATTCTGGATCCCTTGCCTACGAGAACAGCTGctgaatattttaaagtatatatattttttcttattatataatttatatctatTAAAGTCCTGctctctataaaaaataaaaattgactaGTAgagtttttagttttaatattcgtattgttttacaaaaattagaaGTAtcagtttttagtttttattgacATCATTTTTGCGGTGgcggttttttaaattgcaaataaattagcaataattaatatatattaatattttttttttaggagaATCAAACGTTCGATGTTTTAGTGAGTAATCTTCCTAAAGATAAAGGATTCAAAGcaataaaaagtaaactaAAACAGCTATCAGATAACTGCGGTGGACGTGTAGTAGGAATTAATTCAGGTGCAGCTATACTACGTTTTGGGTTGCAAGATTGGGCTGATAGGTATGTTCTTAACATTAACATTAACCCTCGTCAGTTAACGATGTTACGAGCAAACGTTAAAGCTCACGATGGGTCGGTCGTGTCTTTccctaatttaaaattttgaaaactttagaaaaaatctttttaaactctcaactaaataataataattatttagttaataaataactttttgatcAGAAACTCCGGCTATCAGGGATAATTTTGACTCGGACACAAATGACCCATCGTCAGCGTTTGCGAGTTAAATTCCCCTGATAGCCAAACTGGCGTCAAACTAACAGCCGCAACTAGatgccaagttggccgcaaaagttggTATTTCCAAAGTTCATAgacactttctgagaaagttggtggcaaaagttggaaatccataagttgacggaaagttgccttcaattttcttagaaaCCTGCCTTCGAATTGCGACTCTTCCCTGGCTTCAACTTTCTGAAAAAGTTGGCGGTAACTTCTAGCCAAAAGTTGCAAAAAGCTAGAGTTttcgacaacttgtcgtcaagttggtcacAAACTAATGAATACCAACTTTTCGACGAGCAACTCGTGCTATCAGGGTCCCTGGTAGTCAAACTTTCTTTTCAAAAACTTGCTGTTCAGTGTTGTCGGTCAGGTTAACGTTAAGTTATGCTGCTCCAAGTTTTGACTGTAATATGAGTACATGAACTACAAGTTGCCGTAAATCTACAGCCGTAATAGAAATGCATTGAATCAGAAAGTTGCCTTCAAgttgcgaaaaaaaaacttgaagaccaaaagttaattttaatctgacaaaaaaaaaaattgtgaaaaatttcacttcCAAATTCACTGCAAGTTACCGTTAACTATTTGCAGTCAACTTGACATCTTATTACTTTCGTCCTTGTGATCAAAATGGTTGTCAGCgttattaatcattttaaaattaccgcaatttttctaaatttatcgGCAATCGTTATTTAGTAATCAAGAAAAATACCTTATCGGCTATTACTccctaaataataaataagtgggGATAGGTGTTTATAAATATGAGTGACAGATAATTTTCTCCAGCAATGTAACGACAACGCTTATAGAAGaacgtattattttttttttaaatatattcttaGAATATTCTATTCTTCGCTTTacttaaaagttttaatttattgttattaatttgtttaaaataaattaactttttaattttattaattgttgatCACAGATTTGAgttatagttaattaataattcaattaaattttattagtttaatcgtaacaatttattttaaatggtgaGTGTAAAAGTCGGGTTTTTACTGACGccaacttatttttttcacttaaaattatcccaataataattgacaactatactaattaataaattttaattaacatttatttataataataattttaagttaaaattaattgtattttcttttatttgcTCACCAGAGCTCAACAACGTATGAATGGCGCGAAGGTGTTTGATGCAAAGATAAAAGTAAGGTCACTCAAGGATAAAAGTAACCGAACAACCGAAGGTAAGAAAATAAACTCAATAGCTCTACACGTGTAACTCCAATGTTTACATTAACGAAAGTCTTtgctatttattttgtttgctTTATTTACTACGTATtataatatctatatatttatgctcagaaaaaaataatttcttgacgcaagataaattttgcattatgaaataaaaactaaaatttttattagaaccagaaaaaatttttggagcaaaaaaattttttatgatactgaagttagctgacgtctaataatttttgaatttaaaaaaaaattttaaattattaaaaaaagaaatatttgaaaaattgcacccacAGCTctgttaattttctacatgtgcatatttttagttttttttttttatttgcaattgatttcttgaaaagaaaatccgaaaattgttgtcTGCTATCTTTGagatcataaattttactccctctaaaaaatttatgattgtgAAATAAGCCgacgtttagtaaattttcttaaagatgataaatttaaaaaattgcacctatagtttttttaattttctacatgtgcatatttttacttttttttttttgttcttttaattaaatcgttgaatgaaaactttgaaaattgttaattgtctgctaacttcaagatcatgaAAATGTTCGGTTTCAattcatacaaaaaatttcttggggcgaataaaaattttttgcaccaaaaaatattttttttccgtgtctGTATGTCATGTTTGTGTGTTTACAGAAAATAACTTAATTGACTTAATCACTGAGTCGGCAAACGTAGGAGGAGCTGCCGTAAGTTCACCCCTACCGATGTATCTTCCAAGCGCAAACATTCCAGGTGTCCGTAGTCTTCCTGGGACACCTCAATACAATTCATCGTCGCCGGTTGTTGGTGCATTTGCCGGTTGGAATGGCACTCACTCATTTAATTCCGGGTAATTAGTATTTTCTCTATTATgtgactataaaaaaaatttttttttgttccgtATGACGAGAATCCGAGAAACGAGTTCTTGAGTCACGAGTTGATTGTTTAAATCCTCGAAGATTCGAACAATGAACCCCGTTTGATCTTATCTGATGGAATAACataattctttatttatttattgttatcactataatattcattgatatataattttaaataatttattttaaggaCACTACCAACCCCAATATTGGGTCGTCAACATCAAGGCAATGGAGATATTTACAATAGACAGTACTCGGAAACTAATCGTACACAGTCGCCATTAATTTGGAGTAATCAAACACAACATTTTGGACGTTGGGAAGACTTTGGTCCTACGAAACGTCAGCAAAAAGATCACGGAAGGTCTACGGTTTCCCATCAGGACAATGCAGTATCTGACGTCGGTACCCGTGATTCAGATAACATACGTCGTAATCGTAGTGCTCATAGTTCGGTGAACTCTAATCAAGATTGGAACAATATACCACGTCCTAATTACTATCAACTACCGGTACCAGTTAGTTATAAACCAAATTATCCCCACGGGAATAATTCAAAACGCGTAAGTCCGGTACCAAgtcaccaaaaaaatttagatactGGATATCACAGTAGTAATgtacaaaattttactaaaccaCGTCGGTCAGCACGAACACCATCgccatataaaaatatttctatgcaAGCGTCTAATCGACAAACAAATGCATCACCTTATTTACACAACGATCCAACAAAAGATAATGACAAATTCTTTAATCCTATTAACCGTCCTGGTAATATTTCCGGTAGTAATAATTGTACTAGTAGTAGTGTAAATAATAGTAGTAACAATGGCCCAATAGATCTGCAAGTAACAAATTTAGATCAAAATATTGACGCTAAAACAATGAGTCGTATATTACATTCAATGTTCTCTGAGCACGTTCGCGTTGAACATGTCGGTATTTTTATGCAGTCTGATGGAAATTACGCGGCAAATGTAAAACTTTCTTCATTATCAGATTCCCAGTATGCGATATCTCAGCTTCATCGACGTAAAATTGGAtttaagagaattttaatatcataTGGACATACTGGTGGCACTAATCCGCAAATAGTGCGCTCGCAAATAATAATGTTACTATTAGAAGTACCAGGATACCAATTACCTCTGTTTAAATTTCGTGAAATGTATGAAAACCGATTTTTAATGCCACTCTCTGTATCTGAGCTCTATAAAATGAAGGACGTTTGTAATGTCATTGAAGATACCAGCGGACGAATGGTTTCACTTAATCCGGAATTCAGGAATTCTCCGTCACCCTGCATGGAAAATATAtctcaggtaatttttttaaatttttacttcataaattaatttaaggtcaaagacctagtacccgatcagggaactagtacccaatcactcatgtatttctatagggtagaggtaccatttgtggccactgctccatttttggacatttgacactttattttaattaatgaaaaagtgtaaaataaaattactattttaataGCGGGTTGAAAGTATCTTTggatacattttaaaaattaattttgtcattgTGTCTTTTAcaaactattttatttgaatttttcaagtgtccaaaactggccctaaagtggccaaaaacggtacctctaccctagaaatacatgagtgattgGGTTCGAGCGCCCGGGTTGGGTACTGGGtttcgtattttatttaagagtaTGCTCAGACAGtaccccccactttttaaaaatatgaaatgattttcaattgtcaaaatcacattgaaattttattaattagttgaaaaaaaaaattaaaaccttaattgaaaaaaggacaatttcgccgagatatagaatttaaaaaaaattacttacagttatCAAtttggagttaaaaaaaattttagtctactaaatttgaaaattcgaattacaaaattgacacgattttactgaaatttattttccaaatttcgtttaactcctaattgatgtcaatggtaagtaattttttaaaaaatctatacctTGGAAAAATTACTACTACGCTTTACTTTTTTCActtaaggttttaatttttgttgcaattaaaagttattgaaaattttcaaaaagagGGGGCACcgtctgagaatggccttaaatatttattatattgtaaTGATGACAATCATTAAGCCGAGTATGAATTTAAGTATCGAGAGTTGAGTTTATAATTCCTTTTGACAATAATGATCATACATGCTAAGCGATTATActgagtaataattaaaatatttttttttaattaactacaaTATTACAATAACTAATTTGAGTTCATAATTTACAGGGCGCAGCTCTGGAGTTGCCGTATTGTCATGTCCATTATCAGAAGCCGGGTGGTGACAAAGGATGGGCTGAGCAAGAGATTGAATCTCTGCCAAGTGTCATgatgtcattaaaaatattgggACTCCATATCGAGAAGCTCCTTATTACCCACGATGGAAATCTGCCTTTACTAACTTTGACTTTTTGTTACGAAGCGGAGTTCAACAAAGTCTTGAAAACAACCGAAAATGGAGTACCGCTTGAGCATTTAATTTCATGTTTAAATTTCGTTGAGATAAAGCAAGTGAACAGTAACGTAAAATACGTATTTTGGGCGAAAGATAAAATTGATGATTATcgtgaagaaataaaatgtgCTAGTCCGGCTCTTGTCAATCAGCTGACATTATTCAGCCGGGAGCTGGTTGATCTGTTGAAGACTGCGCCGCACTGCCAGattcttttcaataaattcattCCTGCTTATCATCATCACTTTGGACGACAGTGTAGAGTAGCTGATTATGGGTACACTAAACTCATTGATCTATTGGAAGCTCTACCCACTACTATACaagtttgtattttatttgcaatattgataaatgatttatgattatttttaaaagcttacagttgttgaataaataaaattttttttttatttgatcagGTAATGGGTGAAGGAAATAAAAGAACAGTTACTTTGTCACATCGTGCACAAATACGTCGCTTTACTTCCGATCTTCTTCGTGTCCTGAAAGCTCAAGCAAGTAAACAAGTAACTCTGACGGAGTTTCCGGCAGTTTACAACCGTGTTATTggtaagataaataaataattattattataatctttAAGAGTAATCTGAAGTCTCTACGTGACTGTCCCAGTGTCAATACtgaatttataaagtatatttaaaattttattttttatcaaaactttGCCAATTTAGTTTTACTTGAAGATATTTTGCACGCCGCGAACACAGaccgtttatttttttaccacaCTTACATATTATGAAAAACATATTAATATACAGGGGGAACACTAATGAATAAgtctgatactttttttattagtccgatacgtattataaaaaaaaattgaataaaaaaaatttatcgcgGATATCTATTAGTCTGTGGTTCGAAAAAAGATCGTGGTACGGAAATCTTGAGAACGGCTTGACGaaacgacaatttttttttcacaatctTCAGAATTATGCAGAGAAggctttcaaaaattactactgtagttctttttttttttttataataaatcattactgTTTAAACCGGCAATTTAACTTGTAAACAAACACTACAgccatttttattacaaattttatcttactttttttttttttattttaattcctgaatatttttacaatggaaatttctatgaaaaaaatgagtgattcgaatttttttaaaatataacatgAGCATTAGAAGCGTGCgcttttggatttttaaaattttattttttttttctaccatcTGAAAAGTTTAATGACAAATTTTCTCGTTCGGCTGAcaaacattaattttaataattaaataatcatgggagtctaataaataaatcaacactcaatttttttatgagccgtctgatatattttttttctaaaataaatattaaggatGAAAGATccaaataaaatcattaaatttagaGGGTTACCAAAGGGATGTCTAATTGATACCAAACAAATTCAATATCtgatttaaaaacattttaaaaagttttgtttaTTTCCAAATATCAAAGGTACATATTTTAGCGCgaagttcaaatttatttagaaaagtTTAGATATTGAACTAATAATcgcattaaaatatttgaatctcCAAGAAGGCTCAAATTCAAATCGAAATCTTTccattgatattaaatttaatcagttCAATTGATTCTATCATAGATATGACATGGGGAAATTTTCcttaatttcttttaataatttccagtaaaatttttttattaaaaaaatatattttttattctatccaGGCAAGCAGTGGGATCCAGTTGATTACGGAGTCTGTGAAATAGGTGACATTTTAAGTGAAGTTTCTGAGCACACAGTTGCTGTGAGTGATGTCGATGGTGACAAATTAATAGCAATACCTAAAAGAGATCAAAACCCCGAAGAAAAAGAACGAACAAAACAATTTACCATAGATGCTATTGAACTGCTCAGTCATACTCCGCACTGCACAATGCAGTTCAATAAATTCGTTCCTTCCTATCATCACCACTTCGGTCATCAGTGCCGTGTCTCAGACTATGGGTtcactaaattaattgaattatttgaagcAATACCTCATGTGATACAAATAAAAGATGTTCCTGATGGTGAAAGACTTATTAGTTTAACTGAGCCAGAACGTTTTCGTGTTCTGGGTGAACAGATTAGTAAACTCGTAGGACAATCCCAAGGTGGAGTATTACTGTCCAACATTGGACAGTTTTATTCACACCAATTCGGCTATATACTTAATCCCGAGTTTTATGAGTGCAATTCAATGGAGGAATTGATGAGAAAACTCAGCAACGTtgtacaaataattcaaacaacAAATGGGCCAACTGTTATTCTTGTTGATAAATCTCAGTCACAAGTATTAGGATTAAAGTGCCGTAGAATTTTAATGGATCAATGCCAGCAACGTTTACCTGTCCATGAATTCCGTcgtatttatgataaatatttcggAGTGTCTTGTGATCTTAGCGagataagaaataatttatcagatATAGTTGAATTTATAACCGTTAATAATGAAGAATTTATTGGGTTAACAGCTCTTCAATGTTTTGCCTGTAATTTATATcgagttttaattaaatatcgtGGTAAATTAAATCtcgatttatttgaaaacgcttatttaaatattattggcaCTGAAGTCAAAGCCTCACACTATGGATTCTC
This genomic interval from Microplitis mediator isolate UGA2020A chromosome 2, iyMicMedi2.1, whole genome shotgun sequence contains the following:
- the LOC130663646 gene encoding meiosis regulator and mRNA stability factor 1 isoform X2; this encodes MNGAKVFDAKIKVRSLKDKSNRTTEENNLIDLITESANVGGAAVSSPLPMYLPSANIPGVRSLPGTPQYNSSSPVVGAFAGWNGTHSFNSGTLPTPILGRQHQGNGDIYNRQYSETNRTQSPLIWSNQTQHFGRWEDFGPTKRQQKDHGRSTVSHQDNAVSDVGTRDSDNIRRNRSAHSSVNSNQDWNNIPRPNYYQLPVPVSYKPNYPHGNNSKRVSPVPSHQKNLDTGYHSSNVQNFTKPRRSARTPSPYKNISMQASNRQTNASPYLHNDPTKDNDKFFNPINRPGNISGSNNCTSSSVNNSSNNGPIDLQVTNLDQNIDAKTMSRILHSMFSEHVRVEHVGIFMQSDGNYAANVKLSSLSDSQYAISQLHRRKIGFKRILISYGHTGGTNPQIVRSQIIMLLLEVPGYQLPLFKFREMYENRFLMPLSVSELYKMKDVCNVIEDTSGRMVSLNPEFRNSPSPCMENISQGAALELPYCHVHYQKPGGDKGWAEQEIESLPSVMMSLKILGLHIEKLLITHDGNLPLLTLTFCYEAEFNKVLKTTENGVPLEHLISCLNFVEIKQVNSNVKYVFWAKDKIDDYREEIKCASPALVNQLTLFSRELVDLLKTAPHCQILFNKFIPAYHHHFGRQCRVADYGYTKLIDLLEALPTTIQVMGEGNKRTVTLSHRAQIRRFTSDLLRVLKAQASKQVTLTEFPAVYNRVIGKQWDPVDYGVCEIGDILSEVSEHTVAVSDVDGDKLIAIPKRDQNPEEKERTKQFTIDAIELLSHTPHCTMQFNKFVPSYHHHFGHQCRVSDYGFTKLIELFEAIPHVIQIKDVPDGERLISLTEPERFRVLGEQISKLVGQSQGGVLLSNIGQFYSHQFGYILNPEFYECNSMEELMRKLSNVVQIIQTTNGPTVILVDKSQSQVLGLKCRRILMDQCQQRLPVHEFRRIYDKYFGVSCDLSEIRNNLSDIVEFITVNNEEFIGLTALQCFACNLYRVLIKYRGKLNLDLFENAYLNIIGTEVKASHYGFSSINALLQALQCTVTIKETRSKKKMIFLNKQLGTVGIPLPIQLTSPSSDQDSSNESIRSESSQSNYSSVSSRLSAWTANSFPKAWNSNNENKWSQSAQKNSEQWPVIDENGETFLKNIVTRTSSTFMDNLPMGTKTGLSDSINNHEESDSKSESSVWASPPQYVPNTYSTNVDLPPLTLPEWVHDDEDDPTNLLSPAKNLLSAAANPLNPFYSSHAIMAPHPSELPLPSLSLVPKRDLFSDTSKNSDDKVNSCILGNSLEILSPNRSNTTSESSEPSHHTTESESSQIIDSTPKKTVTGKRSKLAAQFNQPIDS
- the LOC130663646 gene encoding meiosis regulator and mRNA stability factor 1 isoform X1, with amino-acid sequence MARNYWENEAVFKDNEFEIDCLNEQLFELLKTPISKLIQNNTHLQSLPDINSSSNKPEDNLQLVSYSESPPGLYQYKNDYSLFHQHGSPVKPQLLQHYLSPIGVFWDIENCRVPKGKSASTVVQAIRDKFFKGYREAEFIVVCDVYKESRQIIQELNDAQVNLIHVPATFKNAADEKLKQTIRRFADTHGSAAAIVVISGDINFAADLSDLRHRKRMHVILLHNDHTSKALIQCANEHYNFKDILDPLPTRTAAEYFKENQTFDVLVSNLPKDKGFKAIKSKLKQLSDNCGGRVVGINSGAAILRFGLQDWADRAQQRMNGAKVFDAKIKVRSLKDKSNRTTEENNLIDLITESANVGGAAVSSPLPMYLPSANIPGVRSLPGTPQYNSSSPVVGAFAGWNGTHSFNSGTLPTPILGRQHQGNGDIYNRQYSETNRTQSPLIWSNQTQHFGRWEDFGPTKRQQKDHGRSTVSHQDNAVSDVGTRDSDNIRRNRSAHSSVNSNQDWNNIPRPNYYQLPVPVSYKPNYPHGNNSKRVSPVPSHQKNLDTGYHSSNVQNFTKPRRSARTPSPYKNISMQASNRQTNASPYLHNDPTKDNDKFFNPINRPGNISGSNNCTSSSVNNSSNNGPIDLQVTNLDQNIDAKTMSRILHSMFSEHVRVEHVGIFMQSDGNYAANVKLSSLSDSQYAISQLHRRKIGFKRILISYGHTGGTNPQIVRSQIIMLLLEVPGYQLPLFKFREMYENRFLMPLSVSELYKMKDVCNVIEDTSGRMVSLNPEFRNSPSPCMENISQGAALELPYCHVHYQKPGGDKGWAEQEIESLPSVMMSLKILGLHIEKLLITHDGNLPLLTLTFCYEAEFNKVLKTTENGVPLEHLISCLNFVEIKQVNSNVKYVFWAKDKIDDYREEIKCASPALVNQLTLFSRELVDLLKTAPHCQILFNKFIPAYHHHFGRQCRVADYGYTKLIDLLEALPTTIQVMGEGNKRTVTLSHRAQIRRFTSDLLRVLKAQASKQVTLTEFPAVYNRVIGKQWDPVDYGVCEIGDILSEVSEHTVAVSDVDGDKLIAIPKRDQNPEEKERTKQFTIDAIELLSHTPHCTMQFNKFVPSYHHHFGHQCRVSDYGFTKLIELFEAIPHVIQIKDVPDGERLISLTEPERFRVLGEQISKLVGQSQGGVLLSNIGQFYSHQFGYILNPEFYECNSMEELMRKLSNVVQIIQTTNGPTVILVDKSQSQVLGLKCRRILMDQCQQRLPVHEFRRIYDKYFGVSCDLSEIRNNLSDIVEFITVNNEEFIGLTALQCFACNLYRVLIKYRGKLNLDLFENAYLNIIGTEVKASHYGFSSINALLQALQCTVTIKETRSKKKMIFLNKQLGTVGIPLPIQLTSPSSDQDSSNESIRSESSQSNYSSVSSRLSAWTANSFPKAWNSNNENKWSQSAQKNSEQWPVIDENGETFLKNIVTRTSSTFMDNLPMGTKTGLSDSINNHEESDSKSESSVWASPPQYVPNTYSTNVDLPPLTLPEWVHDDEDDPTNLLSPAKNLLSAAANPLNPFYSSHAIMAPHPSELPLPSLSLVPKRDLFSDTSKNSDDKVNSCILGNSLEILSPNRSNTTSESSEPSHHTTESESSQIIDSTPKKTVTGKRSKLAAQFNQPIDS